One Hyphomicrobium sp. CS1GBMeth3 DNA window includes the following coding sequences:
- a CDS encoding hydrogen peroxide-inducible genes activator: protein MPSLKQLQYLAAIAETHHFARAAELCHVTQPTLSTQLAAFEKRLGLALVERAQHGAHLTPAGRLILERAEIALRSVEEIREIARAGKKGVVGTVRIGVLPTLGPYMLPELLPDIHHVHPQLKLYVREELSEDLIANLHRGKHDAVFTSLPIGSTNLQIRPLFWEPIVVAIPSGHRLSEKTALLPGDLKGEAVLTLEPGHILHRQVRDVCEKYGAELQLDYEGTSLDTLRIMVGMGMGIALFPALYVRSEIPKDANVKVAKLPDAKTGRTIVLVSRSSSPRARDYDALSKSLRQFIRSKFSDVVRLVS from the coding sequence ATGCCTAGTCTGAAACAGCTTCAATACCTCGCTGCGATTGCGGAGACGCACCATTTCGCCCGGGCTGCCGAGCTGTGCCACGTTACTCAGCCCACTCTCAGCACTCAGCTTGCAGCATTCGAAAAACGCCTAGGACTGGCACTTGTCGAACGGGCACAGCATGGCGCCCACTTAACGCCTGCAGGACGTCTCATCCTTGAACGCGCAGAAATTGCTCTTAGGAGCGTGGAGGAGATTCGCGAGATCGCCAGAGCGGGAAAAAAGGGCGTTGTCGGCACCGTGCGCATTGGCGTCCTGCCGACACTCGGCCCATACATGCTGCCTGAGCTCTTGCCCGACATTCACCATGTACATCCTCAGCTCAAGCTCTATGTGCGCGAGGAACTCTCTGAGGATCTTATCGCCAATCTGCACCGAGGTAAGCACGACGCGGTTTTCACGTCTTTGCCTATTGGGAGTACCAACCTCCAAATCCGCCCCCTTTTCTGGGAACCGATCGTGGTTGCCATACCAAGCGGTCACCGACTGTCTGAAAAGACGGCACTGTTGCCCGGTGACCTAAAAGGAGAAGCGGTTCTGACACTCGAGCCAGGACATATTCTGCATCGACAGGTTCGCGATGTATGTGAAAAGTATGGGGCAGAGCTGCAGCTCGATTATGAAGGGACAAGTCTCGACACACTAAGGATCATGGTGGGTATGGGTATGGGGATAGCGCTCTTCCCCGCGCTGTATGTGCGGTCCGAAATTCCGAAGGACGCGAATGTGAAGGTAGCCAAATTACCCGATGCTAAGACTGGACGCACAATTGTTCTGGTCTCCAGGAGTAGCTCGCCGCGCGCACGTGATTACGATGCCCTTTCCAAGTCTCTGAGGCAATTTATCAGGTCGAAGTTCTCCGATGTCGTGCGCTTGGTGTCCTGA
- the sbnA gene encoding 2,3-diaminopropionate biosynthesis protein SbnA: protein MSASVLLPISRKCPWSAPKGCYAMIVESPLDIIFRDVFYRLRAFAGDHDVFLKLEGFNVTGSIKIKTAIGLIEDLEQRGVAKPGETVIVESSSGNLGVALSLVCAIKGYKFICVTDSNATRANIRGMELYGANVCVVDDCGTNGGFLANRFKIIDRILETEPHAVWLNQYDNIANKNVHAEQTANEIAHEFGTVDWIFVGAGTTGTLAGISEQLRQTYPKIRIVAVEPEGSVTFGGQPRKRHIPGIGTSERPRLADLADPDRVVAIDEATTIEACLSFVRKYHLLVGGSTGTVLAAIEKLAPEFRSGDTIVAISADLGEKYLDSVYDPRWVRKVITSESKVLVQA from the coding sequence TTGAGCGCATCGGTACTACTTCCTATATCCCGAAAGTGCCCCTGGAGTGCCCCGAAGGGATGCTATGCTATGATTGTTGAATCGCCGCTGGATATAATTTTTCGGGACGTGTTCTATCGTCTCAGAGCCTTCGCTGGCGATCACGACGTCTTCCTGAAGCTTGAGGGCTTTAATGTAACCGGCTCGATCAAGATCAAGACCGCCATTGGACTGATCGAGGATCTGGAGCAGCGCGGCGTTGCCAAGCCCGGCGAGACAGTTATCGTTGAATCGTCATCGGGGAATCTTGGCGTCGCGCTGAGCTTGGTCTGCGCCATCAAAGGATACAAGTTCATATGCGTGACGGATTCCAATGCCACGCGCGCTAATATCAGAGGCATGGAACTCTATGGTGCCAACGTCTGCGTGGTCGACGATTGCGGCACTAACGGTGGGTTCCTTGCAAATAGATTCAAAATCATAGATCGCATACTTGAAACGGAGCCTCACGCTGTATGGCTCAATCAGTACGACAACATCGCGAATAAGAACGTCCACGCGGAGCAAACCGCGAACGAGATCGCGCACGAGTTTGGCACCGTCGACTGGATTTTCGTCGGCGCCGGCACCACGGGAACGCTTGCTGGGATTTCCGAGCAACTACGCCAAACGTATCCCAAGATAAGGATTGTGGCTGTCGAGCCCGAAGGTTCGGTCACATTCGGAGGTCAGCCCAGAAAGCGGCACATTCCGGGAATCGGAACCAGCGAAAGGCCGAGGCTCGCCGACTTGGCTGACCCAGACAGAGTCGTAGCAATCGACGAGGCGACGACGATCGAGGCGTGCCTCTCCTTCGTTCGCAAGTATCACCTGCTCGTCGGCGGAAGCACCGGCACCGTGCTGGCCGCGATCGAGAAGCTGGCTCCGGAGTTCAGGTCCGGAGACACGATCGTCGCCATCTCCGCAGACCTCGGAGAGAAATATCTGGACTCGGTTTATGATCCCCGTTGGGTGCGGAAGGTCATTACGTCAGAAAGCAAGGTTCTTGTCCAGGCGTGA
- a CDS encoding methanol/ethanol family PQQ-dependent dehydrogenase, with the protein MQNHAYAYAWLACAAVATPAIANDELTKLAETPANWAMQTGDYANTRYSKLDQINTENVKDLRVVWQFSTGVLRGHEGSPLVVDNIMYVHGPFPNPVYALDLDNDQRILWSYEPKQDPSVIPVMCCDTVNRGVAYGEGMIILHQADTTVVALDAKTGKEMWKVVNGDPKKGETGTSAPVVIKDKVIVGISGAEFGVRGHITAYNLKDGKQVWRAYTIGPDNEILMDPEKTMSLGKPVGKDSSLKTWTGDQWKIGGGTTWGWYSWDPDLNLFYYGTANPSTWNPVQRAGPDGKPIDQKWTMSIIARNPDTGMAAWAYQMTPFDEWDYDGVNEMILVDDMEIGGNKHNVLVHFDRNGFGYTLDRATGEILVAKPYDKDLNWSTGVVMDKSSPEYGRPQVVPEKSTFLSGQDVNTKNICPAALGFKDQEPAAYSPLTGLFYIPVNNVCMDYEPFKVSYTPGQPYVGATLSMFPPEGQDHTGHVTAWDAAKGEIVWKHDEPFSVWSGILTTAGGIFCHGTLEGYFKCRDQKDGKELFKHRLPSGSIGNVFTYEHKGKQYVGLYSGVGGWAGIGLAAGLDKPTDGLGAVGNYAGLKEFTALGGTLTVYSLP; encoded by the coding sequence ATGCAGAACCATGCATACGCATATGCGTGGCTTGCCTGTGCCGCCGTGGCGACACCGGCAATCGCCAATGATGAGCTGACGAAGCTCGCCGAGACCCCGGCCAACTGGGCCATGCAAACGGGTGACTATGCCAACACCCGCTATTCGAAGCTCGATCAGATCAACACCGAGAACGTGAAGGATCTAAGGGTGGTCTGGCAGTTCTCCACCGGCGTCCTGCGTGGACATGAAGGCTCGCCGCTGGTCGTGGACAACATCATGTATGTCCACGGTCCGTTTCCGAACCCCGTCTATGCGCTCGATCTCGATAATGATCAAAGGATCCTGTGGAGCTATGAGCCTAAGCAGGATCCGTCCGTCATTCCGGTCATGTGCTGCGACACTGTCAATCGTGGCGTTGCCTACGGCGAAGGCATGATCATCCTGCACCAGGCTGATACGACGGTCGTGGCGCTCGACGCGAAGACCGGCAAGGAGATGTGGAAGGTCGTGAACGGCGATCCCAAGAAGGGGGAAACCGGCACGAGCGCGCCCGTTGTCATCAAGGACAAGGTTATCGTCGGAATCTCCGGCGCCGAGTTCGGCGTGCGCGGCCACATTACTGCGTACAATCTCAAAGACGGTAAGCAAGTGTGGCGCGCCTACACGATCGGTCCGGATAACGAGATCCTGATGGATCCCGAGAAGACGATGTCACTTGGCAAACCTGTCGGCAAAGACAGCTCGCTCAAGACATGGACCGGAGATCAATGGAAGATCGGCGGCGGCACCACCTGGGGCTGGTATTCTTGGGATCCCGATCTCAATCTCTTCTACTATGGGACGGCTAATCCTTCGACTTGGAACCCGGTGCAGCGGGCCGGACCCGACGGCAAGCCCATTGATCAGAAGTGGACCATGAGCATCATCGCCCGCAATCCCGACACGGGCATGGCCGCATGGGCCTACCAGATGACGCCGTTTGACGAATGGGACTACGATGGCGTTAACGAGATGATCCTCGTCGACGACATGGAGATCGGCGGCAATAAGCATAACGTACTCGTGCACTTCGACCGCAACGGCTTCGGGTACACGCTCGACCGAGCAACGGGGGAGATCCTCGTCGCCAAGCCCTACGACAAGGACCTCAACTGGTCGACAGGCGTGGTCATGGACAAGTCAAGCCCCGAGTATGGACGACCGCAGGTCGTCCCGGAGAAGTCCACTTTCCTTAGTGGTCAGGACGTCAACACCAAGAATATCTGCCCCGCGGCCCTGGGCTTCAAAGACCAGGAGCCGGCGGCCTACTCGCCGCTGACAGGCCTCTTCTATATTCCCGTCAACAACGTCTGCATGGACTACGAACCGTTCAAGGTCTCGTACACACCCGGCCAGCCCTATGTCGGGGCGACACTGTCCATGTTTCCGCCTGAGGGCCAAGACCATACCGGGCACGTGACGGCTTGGGATGCGGCCAAGGGCGAAATCGTCTGGAAGCACGATGAGCCATTCTCGGTTTGGTCAGGCATTCTGACGACGGCCGGTGGCATCTTCTGTCACGGCACGCTTGAGGGTTACTTCAAGTGCCGCGATCAAAAGGACGGCAAAGAGCTGTTCAAGCACCGCTTGCCTTCCGGCTCAATCGGCAACGTGTTCACCTACGAGCACAAGGGCAAGCAGTACGTCGGTCTATACTCCGGCGTCGGCGGCTGGGCTGGGATCGGTCTTGCCGCTGGCCTCGACAAACCGACTGACGGCCTCGGAGCGGTTGGCAACTACGCGGGACTGAAGGAGTTCACCGCTCTCGGCGGCACGCTGACGGTCTACTCGCTGCCATAA
- the sbnB gene encoding 2,3-diaminopropionate biosynthesis protein SbnB yields the protein MATAPTFHVVPGSAVKSAIEGNRSGVFAAVETAYRLHAAGRSVNPDSSFLRFPDSPSARIIGLPAHLGGAVQKSGIKWISSFPANRAGNLARASAVQIINDAATGYPIGCIEASLISATRTAASAALAAEHLSPTPFEGELAVIGTGVIARATAEWLLFRGWKFRSVRLYDIDRNEAARFKAWIRDEKGLAAEVHTNLEGALRGASLILFTTTALEPHLADETLLAHAPTVLHLSLRDLSVDVILAAQNIVDDIDHCLKANTSLHLAEQATGHRDFVAGTLVDILDQRLKSDFERPRIFSPFGLGVLDLAVSDFVLQAAISSNATLALSDFFSNSVRW from the coding sequence GTGGCTACGGCTCCGACATTCCACGTCGTTCCAGGCTCGGCAGTAAAAAGCGCAATCGAAGGCAATCGGAGCGGAGTTTTCGCCGCCGTCGAGACCGCGTACCGTCTCCATGCCGCCGGAAGGTCCGTAAACCCCGACAGCTCCTTTCTTCGGTTTCCGGACAGCCCGAGCGCGCGCATTATTGGGCTCCCGGCCCATCTCGGCGGGGCGGTTCAAAAAAGCGGCATCAAATGGATCTCGAGCTTTCCGGCCAACCGGGCCGGGAACCTGGCCCGGGCCTCGGCTGTTCAGATCATCAACGACGCCGCGACGGGCTATCCCATTGGCTGTATCGAGGCGTCGCTCATCAGCGCGACGCGCACCGCCGCCTCCGCGGCCCTTGCAGCGGAGCATCTGTCTCCGACGCCTTTTGAGGGAGAGCTCGCCGTCATCGGCACCGGCGTGATCGCCCGCGCCACCGCCGAGTGGCTGCTCTTTCGAGGTTGGAAGTTCCGAAGCGTCCGCCTCTATGACATAGACCGGAATGAGGCCGCGCGGTTCAAGGCCTGGATTCGCGACGAGAAGGGTCTAGCGGCGGAGGTCCATACTAATCTGGAAGGCGCCCTGCGGGGTGCCTCATTAATCCTCTTCACCACCACGGCGCTCGAGCCCCATCTCGCCGACGAGACACTGCTCGCGCACGCGCCGACCGTTCTGCACCTCTCGCTGCGTGACCTCTCCGTGGATGTGATCCTCGCCGCGCAGAACATCGTCGATGATATCGATCACTGCCTGAAGGCCAACACGTCCCTCCATCTGGCAGAACAGGCGACGGGACATAGGGACTTCGTAGCAGGCACTTTGGTTGATATTCTCGATCAGAGGCTTAAGTCGGACTTCGAACGGCCGCGCATCTTCTCGCCGTTCGGCCTCGGCGTGCTCGACCTCGCGGTCAGCGACTTCGTGCTTCAGGCGGCCATATCGTCCAACGCAACGCTCGCGCTTTCTGACTTCTTCAGCAACTCGGTCCGATGGTGA